ATCACACAGTGATGCCTCAAGCCTGCACTCTGTGTTCCTGTCCCTGTACCAGGCACCTCATTTCTGCTACACAGGACCAAGATAAGTCTCTCAGTTCAGGCTGTACCCCTTCCACGCCTAGGCACCTTTTTAGTTTGGTCTCAGTGCTTGATCTGCCTAAAATAAAAGATGTGAGTTTAAGGTTTTATGTACTTTGAGAGAAGATCTTCTGGCAATGGATTGGATCAAATAAAAGAACTCAATATTGTACCCACAGCTTTATTATATTACTTtgaatattatttaaaatttgtaaAATAAGACTGTCTTCTCTTGGCAAAgcataatatttttgtttttcaattgAATTGTTTTACGTAACCATATCCCTTAAGCATTCATAAGCATtaatgaaattataattttaatggCAAGTTCTAGGTAATAGATGCAAGGCAGAAGACAGTGTTGGATGTAATAGAATAATCCAGGTCCTGGCTGATGAATACCCAGAATTTAGAAACTGTGTCTGCACTAAAGACGATATCTGTAGCATCACAACTTTGCTTGGGGAACTGTGCAGCATCAACAAAGGTAACTGAACATGAAGGTGTAATTATGAAGACCAAACCCAGTAATTTTGCAACCACCATTTTAAGTGGATTCAACTTTCTTTGCATATTCTCAAGTGTGATAAATGCCCCCCAAAATTAGTCTTGTCTTCTCTTTGATATTCATGCTCCATCATGCATATGAAAGAAATGCCACAAAAGCAATGAAATGCATGTGAGAAATCCAAATGACTTCTAAAACTTTTGTTGAATCCACTGGAAAGCAAGAGTGAATACACAGTGTGTGTTGAGGGCTACTCAATGCCCAGGGAAATTTAAGAGCCACTGGATCTAGGTTGTGCATATAGCCACTTTCAGTAACTTCTGAATGGGAGGATGAGTGCATGGGGATGCACAGGGGTGCAGTTGTGTCACACTGTGTTGCACGAGGACCTTCACTACATCTAGGAGAGGTTACTGGATGTGTGAAACATAGTCACCACCTGCATAAAGCTGTACATAATATTCAGAgtgcatcttttaaaaatattattgtaaTCAATGAGCCAAGCTCCcctcaatttatttttatttttctgagaacCCCTATCCCTGCAGAAAGTCTATCTCTGTAATTGAGAATTGCTTAGTACATGAAGAAGTTGCAGTTTCTGGTTCAAAGTCTCCTGGCATAATGATTAGCAAAGCTGACACAAGAGATAAAATCAGCCAGTGAATGAGAGTGCAAAGTGAGTTTCAAAGTGATTCCTGGCACTGATCCATCACACCCTGCTGGCCTCACACAGCATTCATCATAGTACTAGACTGGACATTCATATAGTACTAGACTATGTGGCCTTATTGCAGAGGGAATAGTAACATCCTGATCTGCCCCAAACTCCTTGCCTCAAACAAGAAGGATGGATATCTGAAGCCTAATGTTGCTGTCATTGGAACAGTTGCTTTTGCTTCTAGCAAAAtgatatcttttttttttttttttttacaattgaCATTACATTTCTCACCACTATAGAAACAAGTTTGGATAGACTTACAGTAGTGTTGAGTTTACCTACAAGGGACAGCATATGGTGTTGCTAGGCACTTTCAGGAGTAATTCTCCCTGTCTAACTTCAATTGCTATTTTAGGTAATGAATCAACCATCTTCTGGAGTTGTCATTCTCTCTTTAAAAATGATGCATTTGCTTAAGATGATAATCCATTATATGTCCAAGCTGTAGGTGGTTAAAATTATGAGAAGTTAAACTCTTTATACAGTAATTTTAGTGAGGATTTTTTACTATTGTTTTACTGCTGAACTGTTAGAGTGGACTGTACTATACAGCTAACAGCACACAGTAAACACGAGGAAGATTCATTAGTTTGTAGGACTGGAATTATTATGTGTTTGCACACAGCTCAGAATTAAGCTAGGGCTGTTTCACTCGCTGTAATACATTCAGACAAGCACCCTTTTCCCGAGTTTTGGTGCTGTGATGATGACCCATCATCCATTTGATTTATAACTGTTTGTACCTATTTCTGCAGACTATTTGGAGTCTCCCTCGCGGTCGGACCCTGAGCTGGGTGTCAGGCCCCCCAGGAGCCCCGAGGAtctggggagctgtgctgtggcgAGGCGGCTGTGCCGGGGGCAGCCGCGCTGCTGGGCCGCGCACCGGAGCTTGCGGCGGCACTGCCGGGCACCCGCgggcacctgcagctccccccGGCCCGCCAGCTGCCTGCTGGCCTGGAGAGAGCTGAGGACAACGGCCCTGGGAAGGTGCACCTGCCCAGAGCCGCGTCGGGCCAGATGCATCAAAATCTGGAAGGGAATATTCAACAGCCCTTGCTTACAGCACTCGCAGGAGAGCCAGGCCTCGGGAGCTGGTGACAGTGATGGCAGCGATGATGACTATAATGCTGATCTTGATGGTGAGAAAAATCTGGTCACTGACACAAGTTAGTGCTCTTCCAGCAGCCTAATGCTTTCTACACAGCAGTAGTGTCCACAGTCTACAAAAAGGGATTTTTGCCTATTTGCAATTCAAATTTGGAAATATGTCCATTTTAGGAGgtttatttacaaataaattcAGAATCTGATACGATATGATAGTCTGAGTGCAAATACTGTTGTTCTTTAATGAGTTAATTTGATACAACCTGATATAAATCAGTCAATTTCAGTTTTTCGCTATAACTAGAAGCAGTATAAGaccaacaaaaataatttactaaTAGCAAGAATTGTCTGCTACCCTTGACTTTAGGTCATGACAAGCAGTCAGTTGAACTTGAAAACTGGTCCATTGATAAACATAATAAGGCCCctggtttttaaatatttacaagaaATCTGACTTTATAATGCACTGAGAAGCTCTACAAAACTCTTACTGAGTCCACAGGAtctttaaatatgtaaaaaatgCTAGGAGCAGCCTTTGATAAACTGTGCTTTGACCCCAAAGCTTATGAATATATGTAATAGTGAATTCAGAATTTGTTAGTGGGTTTTATTTGGtcaaattaatttgttttattcttatttatttttattcctggtGCTATGCCAGCAAGACAGCCAATACTTTAAACTTAAAAGGCTAAGATATATTTACAATTTATGCCTGTACCTGTATCTTTTTCTTCTAGACAATATTAGTATGGAAACAAAATTACAATGGGGTTTATCTGCTCTCTCCAAACAAGGTAAGTCTGAATTTACTTATGAATCctaataaataatttcagctcAATTTTCAGAGAGTGTACAACATTCCTTCAGATTAAAATTAATACTTTTCATTGAAATGGATGAGCAGGGAGTTAAAAGACCAGACATATCTTTAGTTAAGGTACTGGGTAGAGAAGAACCCAAAAATCAAGTAATGTAAAAGGAAATCAGGTAACAACCATGATTCTGCCAAACTTACAGAGGCAAATCTTACCCCATAAGCATTTTAGGGTCTAGAATTTTCTAGATATCTTTGGAAGGTTTATTTCAGTCTCAAAATACCTAAACTGATGTTAAAAGCACAAAAAGGCCATTTATATTCTCTTCATTACTTGAGCATAGGACTGCACACTGGAGATTTCACCTGTTTCAGGAGGGTTGCTTGTGAGCAGTGCAAGCAGAGCAAGAAAGAAGTATGAAGTTAATCAGTAGGCTTAAAAGAAGCAAGAAAGAAGGAGGACCTGGATCACAATTTTGGGAATCAAGCTTGATTTACTGGAATTATGTAGACAAGACACCTACCATTCATCACTTGAGAAAAATTTTcttgagattttattttaaaagctgttatTGGTTTTAGCACACACAACAAACAGGAGCTGTTTGGATGTGAACAGGGAGTGTGTTGAAGATGAAGTGTGTAACAAACAGCTGTCCCTGTACCTAAAATTGTGCTCAGTAAATAAGAAGTGCAATGTGGAAGGATGTCAAGCAGCCATAAGGTTCTTCTATGGAAACATGCCTTTTGAAGTTGCCCAAATGATGATATTTTGTGACTGCATCCAGCATGATGAATCCTGCCACAGAGCCAAAGAACTTCTCCATGGCAAGCCCTGTGCAGTTACCGTAGTTCCACCCCCATCATGTCTGAATGTAATCCAGATGTGTGAAGAGAATGAATTGTGCAGGTGAGTAGAAGTATTTTGCCCACTAAGGTGCTTTTTAATAATGGTTTTGTCAAACCatttttattatactatatatatcCCAGCcataacaaaattattttctgcagtgtATCTGCTGTGTTTGACATCATCACAGATGTTTGGATCAACTGTGGTAATTCCTGAAGTAATCCCACAAGTAAACTGAAGTGATTAATTTTCAGAAAGGTTCGGAATCTAATGCatgcttttcttctgcctgtATCATGACACTTAACACCATTTCTGCTGGACAAACTATgctatttcatattttcattacCCCTTTCTTCAGATAACACCTGCCTGTCTGTACCTTTGCCCTCCAGCAGTTTGCCCAAGTCGTGCAGCAGACCAGACAAAGTTTGTTTGGTAAAAGTAATTACCTTTCAAGGGCAGAGTCTGACCCTTTGTACCCAACAGCCATGCAACCAGCTTGGCCTGTTCAAAAATCTTTTATCTCATTCTCTTCATCTCAAGGATACTTGCAAAAGCTTTGAAAAATCTGGCCTGAAACATGCATAGACCACCAAACTCATGAAGGATAATGCCTTTccaacatttcattttatatttttaaaacatgcaaCAGGATTACCCATATTTGCATTTCTACCTAATTGCCTCCTTTTAAGGACAGTCAAGTGGCCCACTTCGTTTTTCAGTGTGGTCACCTTGTGGGTTAGAGTTGAATTTTACCTCAAAGCTGTGCTGAAATTAACCTTCAGTCAATAAACCAGGAGGCTAAGAGATGGCTTTGGTTTTGTGCAGATTATTCAGATTGATGTCAGTGAGAACAGCCAAAGGGCTATAAATGTATGTCTGTACATGTATAGACATGTAATGTCATTATGGCTGAATTCCCCATCATTTTGGGAACATTAATGTTTCCTGGCACTGACAATAAATGCATATAATTAGCAAAATTAGTCTGTGAATTACAGCTAGTCACATCCATAAATCAGGAGGTgaatgaaaataattccattagAACAGAGGTGGCATCTGCTTTGAGATCCTTGCTtgtgtaataaaaatatttacaaaaatttTCTACCCAGTATTGCAACAGTCCGTGCTTTTCCATGTGACATGCCTGTGGCTACTACACAATATCAACAGCAAATTAATaacatatataacatatatgTTATTAACATATATAACAAATTAATAacatatataaattattatatgtTATAACATAGATGATTaaggaagaatattttaataGCTTAAGGTACTATATACTAGACTTTACCTTTATCATCCCCTAAAATTTAATAttataaatttgtttttaacattTATCTACATATTTTTAGTTAATTTATAATGGATATTTTCTATTGTCATATAGAGTGCATTAAAAGCCAATTTTATTCCATCCCAACAGCAactaaatggaaataatttgagATTACTGAACTGGGTAACAAGTTAATTCTTCCTGTAATTTATCTCTACTATCAATTTATCTTTAAGTTCACTGTGCTTTTTCCTGAGCCTTTGACATTGTATATTGTGTTAACATTTGGGGGGCCAAGGGGTTGACAGTGGATGTAGATTATTTAATGCTAAATAAGTTGAATGCTTAGTCTTCCTTCACACTGCTCAAAAATGGATCCATTAGAACAGCACATGGTGTGGTTTCATTGGGATGACAGGTCTAATTCCTGTATTCACATTTCTTCTCTGAGTATCTGAGACTGTTGGAATTCACACTGTGTTTCCTGGACTCTGGGAAGCAGGGGCTGATTagaagtgctgctgctttttctcaaaatcagagcagaatTTATATCAGCTATCAGCGAATATTGCAATTTTTAAGGCTTAAGTGGTACCTTGGAAATACACTCTCTTTAGTGGTGTTCATTAAACGTCTTTTTATGAAGTCACATTTGTTAAAGTGCCATTGTacacttcttttgtttttctttatttttttccccccaccaggaaaaaatacaCAACTTTTCAGTCAAAGTGTTGGAGACATGTGACAAAAAAATGTTATAATGATGAAGCTTGTCTTGAAACCTTGCTCAAGCGTGACGTGCCCTGTTCTGCCACCACTGATTGCAAAGCAGCCTTCGTCAGCATCTGGGGCACGATGCTGCTCACAGAGTGCACCTGCCAAAACGTGCCTCCCGTGGAGCAGCCTTTGTGTGAGCTCTTCCACCACATGCTGCACAGCAAATCCTGCTTCAGGGACTTGCGTGAGTAACACTTACAACTTAGATAATCTGTTTTAAAGAGAATTAAGATCCTAATTTACATCAAATCTTTGCTACCACTGGTTTCAGCAAgatctgcagctctgggtttttaaaaacacaaatcaaaacaaaaattgaacATGTTGCcattatagtgcaagagttctattgtcattacattgcaagggttccatattgctggagtttcatacctccttgatgtttcttgtaggcaccTCCTCgaggcactgactcttccttgtcctcacagcagccaagtgATTCCAGATCCCCTCAACCAACCACTCCACTATTTTAATAACACTCctcttattggctacagctgtggcctgctcctaatctttaataattggctcagctgcaactctttagggggtaagattacgTTCCTAGATACATGAcatactacctttatttactatGTTCTATCTCCCTACAGAACATAGAGTTTTCCTCCTCTGGTATTGGGAAAAATGAAATTGGCCACATGTCTCATTACctgaattttctgaaataaagaaataatttctagaGTCTATATTAATATGCAGATTAGATAAGTCTACAAATAATACAGATAAAGTTTACAAATAATACAAAGTagcatttggggtttttttcttttcttcttggaatCTGAATATTAGTAAACCTTACACATATTTAGCAACAGAGTTCATTCTGCAGAACATAGCTTCAATTATTTAAAGAAGGCTTTAGGATTTGGTCTTCAGTAAAAACACTGGATGTAATTAAGATGAACTATAGTTACTTTCACAGATTCAGTAATGAATTTCACGTGCTTAATTagctaaatatttttgtcaaaTTTACATGTCTTTGCCAAACCTCTGATTTAGAGAATTGTTAATGCAATAAATGACAACATGGGAGCAAACGTTACTGTCTTAGTCTGAAACTGCAAAGTGCCTTTGAAGCAAAGCTCCTCTTTGTCCCCACTTACTGTGTCCTGGGTCACATCACAGGGTGGTTCTCTATCATAGGGTGCATGGGCCTCCTGTGGTATAAACTGAACCTGAAGGTTcatctgcagcctctgcagtgcTCCACCTGCATGCAGACATCTGGTCCATCAACCAGAACAAAGGCCAAAGTATTCTGTTCTCCTTAAATCTCTGACTCATCACACCAACTATTTTGCAATATAAATCCTCTTAGGGTATGTTACTCACTGGTGCATCATGCCCCGTGCCAGCTATCTTCTACATGTATACTCCAAGATTATGTATATTCTTAAACTAACTTGGGAGAGGTAATGATACCTAAAGATCTCAATGAAAAGAAATGGTTCTTTCATAGTTTTGCCTGATGGACAGTGTTTTGAAAACATATATGGATTGTGTGCATGCATTTCATTGAATGAAGTAGCTGCTCTTTTAGGTCTAGAAACCAAAATTGTACCACTGATAAGgatgtcttttctttttttcatgtccCTCAAAGGTTGCcctaaaattaaaatcaagTTGCTGAAACACAGCTCTTAGTTTAGTTAATCATTACTCAAATCCAGACtctgagaaaatattaaaaatcttgTAACAACCCCCCTGGAAAAGTGATAATATAACACACTTAGACTTGAGACTTCTAGCAGTGATTTTGCTGATGAATATTATTTACTTGCTTGCTTTAGGGCTGAATTTAACAGTCCAAATGAGTGAGCAAATCATCATGTTAGTTATTTCTTTACctacaaagcaaaaaaatgatCCTCATGTGTGAATAATCAAATAATTGCTGATGAGCTTTTGCCATTCCCTGAAGCAGTCTCAGGATAAAATGGTTAGAGGGTTTTTGTGATTGAAACTTCCCTAACCTAATGGGGACTGAAGAATGGAAACTTATATTTCTTGTGTTGTGCAACAATTTCCTGGCAGTTAAACAAAAAGAATGTAGGGATCCAGAGCCTTTGGTGGATCACTACCTACTCTACAGACCACTTCCAGCTTAttgttatttttgcttttttttgctttgtcctAGATGTCTAGTTGTGATACAGCTAAACTGATAGTGGTGATGATCATAGGTTTTATTCCAAAGCATGTTTTTAATGCTCTGCATTTTAATACTCTGCATGGCAGTACAGAGATGTGGAGTGACTACTGTACAGTGCCCACCCAACCCCATGTGCTGAATTATTCTATTCCTCTGGCCTGGGGGTGATCTTTGGCTGACTTTCACTCTTACAATGGCAATGATCTGTAACTCTGAAAGATTTCTGGATAGGCAAATACCCAGGATCTGAGAAGGGGATCTTTGCCTCTAGAACTGGTCCATGAGTGGTGTTTGCACCATCTCATCTTCCTACCCTTGCATGGCACTGCCTTTGCTCCAAGTGCTTGTTCTCAAGGCTGTGCTCACAGTGAAAGGACTGCAGACTCAGTAAAAGGCAAGAATTGTGACTGACTGCTGCTGTGTGAAGCAGAAACACAGGGTGGATCATTGCCAATGTGAGATCAGTGTCTCAGCaggaataagaaaaaatgtcagtgagggaaagaaaaaatttagGTCTCCAAAATACTTTAAGTCCGGGCTGTACTTTTGGATctcacagaaagaaaaccaaagacCAGGTAGGTTTAGTCCATTGTTATTTGGACAGCCAATATCCAGGCTGCAAATGTGTGCCTTTCTTATATTTCAAAAATTTCTCATCTTGTTTTTCATGTGAGTGAGCAGATGTATACTTGTATGGTTTTGCCTTCCACTCTGTAAACTATAATACTTAAGTAAACCTCCTATTTTTCATTTCAACCAAAGAGATATATTTTCAGATATATTCATAAAATTATGCCCACTGAGAGGACAGGACTTCCTGAAAAAATTTGTTGAGGTCTAACAATGCAGCTGAAGAATAAACTCTGCCTTGTGGAAATTACTTCAGACTTCTATCCCTTTCTCACCACTTCTGTGTTGGTTTGGTGGACCCAATTCTTTTTGGTGGGcctatttttaaaacagtttatGTGAAAAGAGAATTTAAGCTCTTTTGTGGCAGAGAATGTTTTCAAAGCATGCTTGTCATCCATAAGAAAAACTGAGATGGAACAGGAAGAACTATTATGCACTCATTCAATTTGTTCATCAAATATCAGtcaacagtatttttaaataggtctctttttaaattatatggTAGTTAGCAAAATATCAAGCAATATTCacttatattaattttaaagtaatattttaaatggatattttctttccaatatCCAGGTCAAATTTCTATTCAGAAGAAGGGTTTTCACTGGGTAAATACAGAAATGCCAGGGGAAAAGATTTCCGGAGCACAGCTCCATTCTTCTGCAATTAAAGGTGAGTTTGGTCAAGTCACTCCATGACTtccacagcactgctctcctTGGGTGGGTTCAGGCAAGTGAGCTCGACCTGCTACTCCTTCATTTGGTCTGGAAATCTCCCTACCTGTTTGGCTTAGCTTATATATCCACAAAATAAAGTTAATCAGACTGAATCAATTACCCTGACAAATGGTTTTGAAATAGATGTCTCACAATCACTGTATTATAATTGGGGAAAATTAAGCTATTAAGCCTGCCAGAGCCTGACTCTTTGTACAGTCATTAGAGAGTAGTAGTCATAATGTGTAACACAAATTATTATCTTTGATGTCACACCTACTTCTATCTCTCTTGACTTTCTGCAGTAGTTACAGCAACAAAATTAGAAGCCACAGTAAGTGGTCTGAGAAGGGGCTTGTGTTACACTTCATCAGACTCTACCTTCTTACACAGCAGAAAGGCACACAGTACCCCTTGGGCTGAAGAGCTgcaacttttatttccttttatttcttttactagaactgctgcttttctttccatgcGCTTACAATAAGAAATTAAGCAACATAAAGCTAAAGGATATTGAATTAATATACAAATGTTTTCATTGctgaaataatattattttatatttccttttgAGGGGCCCAATTACAGAGTGAGAACTATAAAGAGCTTAATGCACAAATATCACCTCTAATGAGAATGACCTGTTCTACCTTGTGCAGGGCAGATTACAATTTTCCAGACTAATACTAAAATTAGTTCCCAGAACTCTTCCTACAGAACACTTTTGACtgtgaaaaaattaattcaatatCTGCATGCAGTAGAAAATGAAGTGACTTCTAACCTCTCCATCCTTCAACTATTGCTGAAGTGGGCAACCTGGATAAGGGATAAAAAGGATATAAAAATGGATTAAGGGAATGGGATTCCTGAGACCTGTGTGTGCATAATTAAGCATTTGGCTGTTAGCATTAAAATTCCTTAAGAATCATGCATGTTATCCAAGTGCTCTTTGTAGCCAGAAAAGAAAGTCAGGGACCCTCAAAGGGACCCTACTCTTCAAAGGAAGAGTAGTCCAATCTTTTTGGGACTGCATTTGCTGAATATTGACTTCTCCTTGCCAATTGCTGAGGGAGCCTGAATGCCTAGTTGGAACAAGACTCTAAAGGTTAAATAATGCAAGTCATAGTACAAGAAATACTGcagtgagaaaatgaaaatgtgagaTATTGCACCCCTGTGACTAGTTCTAACTGCAGACCCTTTCAGTGggtaaaatgcattttacattTCACTTAGAGATTCAGATAAATATTTGCAAGAAGCAGCCTGCACCCAGTTAATTGGTTCACATTGAAGTCTGAATATTTTCCAAAAACCATTCCTTGAAGTCTTAACAGAATTTTGGATagctttagaaaaataaaaagaatgctGAGCAGCCTAAACCatacaataaaatattctttctatTGTAGCTGTCATGTACATGAGATGGGAACTTTAAGCCGTGAAAGTCTCATAGGAAGTCAGGTCAAGAAGAATTTGATTCAGGAAATCTGCCTGGTGGTAAAAACCATACTGCAAATTGTTTCATAAATCCCACTGCCAAAAATCTAACTCAGTGTCCTAGATTCAAATGCTAATAAATGTGCATTACTCAGGCTGCAAAGGGAATTATCAtctttacaaaatatttatgtttaacGAAATCAAATCCCAAAAAGAATTCAAGGCACAGAGGCAAAACAGATTAGTTGTCAAGTATGGCCTTTCACGTGTGTGAAGACTTTTGAAGGCATTTGCTTCTTGGCTATTTTCTGCTCAAAAAACATGAGATAAAATCTGCTGATGTCTCTACATTAAAATCTCAGAAGAATCCTTTACTTAGTTTGTCACTGAAAGATACAAGGAACTCTTTCACCAGATGAAATGAATGGCCATCTACAGATGAACATGCTCAGAAGAAACTCAGCATgtcttcagctttttctttttaggttTATACTTAAAAATATAGTGTACTGTTCAAAAAAACAGTTcaatttctctgttttattCAGCAGCATTGCAAATCATCCCATTGGATAACATTGCTTTAATAGAAGGAGTCTTtcacaataaataataaatctaaGCATATATACCtatattcaaatatatttgtaaataaatagaaCCATGGAAgttgaaaaattattattccaGGTTTGGTGTAAAAAATGTGATGCCAGGATTTTGTGAAAATCTGGACTGGATTTAAACACATTCACATTCTCAGGAGGGAACAGGCCAACAGAGTCATCTTTGGGCTGATGCAACTCTCTTAACAAAATGTGATGTGGGCAGAGTCAGAACCATATAAAAGTTAATGAGACTTTTCCTGCAAGCATGAATTTGATCTCATTTTGAAAACAATATCAAAAAGTTATAAATCAAATAAGATTTCTCTAAACTCCTAATATGCCTACCTAATTATGCATCTTCAGCCTGGCTTTGGCTTTATCCTATGCAAATGATATCAATGACTTTACAGACCCAAATAATTTAGAAGATTGCTTCCTGCACATTGGTTTGAAAAGTGATTCATGGGGGAAGATAAGGATTTATTTTCATCACCATGGAGCTTTGAGGCTAAGTTTTGGGTTGTTTATGGAAGAGGAAACTAGAAATACAGAACACTTAGCCTGCTCTTGTGAAATACAATATAATTGGACTTGAtccaaaatttttgaaatttcatCTTAAATTGTAGCGTTATCATATATTTCCTACCAAGGAGTAGAATGTTTAGATAAACAGGTAATTGGCAGGGTTTATCTGTAAGTATATCATCTGCTGTGGGAACTGAGATTAGTTCAGCTCCAGTGACTTTAATGTGTAAGGTATCAAACATTGTCAGTCTGACAGTTTTATAAATGTAGAAAAAAGCCTGTGACAAGCTGCAGGTAGCCAAGAAACCTCTGAGCAGAGGCTGGGATTAATCTGTTTGATGAACATGCACTAGCTATACCTAAGCAGGTAGATCCACAATAGCGTAAGAGTCACCAAAATTCGTCTTTGTTCCTGATAGAACTGAATCAACATCTCTTTTACCATCAATTCATCAAAAATGTAgcattttttcagattttgtcaagaaaatagaaaaaaattcagttggTCACGTCAGTGTTTTGATTGAAATGAAGCACCTTTTACAAATTTTATAAGAAAAAGATCACAATGTTCTGTTGAAAAATTTTTAGCCCACTTTTAAGCATCCATGACTGTACAATATATAATGTTAGATATAATAATTTTTGTGGTGACATACTTTAAAAGTTTCCATTTGCCTAAAATATGTGTGAAAGTCACTTTCCACTTCACAAAAGTAAGAAAGTGTTGCCCCTACAACTGCTCCTACACTTgtaaaaagttttcaaaaatagCTGCATGTACAGTTCAGACTCAAACTGAAAACAATGTCTACAAATGACTCTTTTGCTAAAACCCATCATTTCATATAAATGCTGTAACTCGAGAGCTAGGCCAACTGCTGATGTAGTTTTTAATATATGTCACTAGCAGTCCTTCTCTAAGACAGACCTCAGACAGACCTCTTTCTTCAAAAATTTACCA
This window of the Ammospiza nelsoni isolate bAmmNel1 chromosome 3, bAmmNel1.pri, whole genome shotgun sequence genome carries:
- the GFRAL gene encoding GDNF family receptor alpha-like — its product is MEIEIARSNERELSAEGVPDPVEAAEELLRVIWTRSGSAFVLREEMYAEGVPAAAEAAPGGGKLHSVPWPQEVGRGRGSAAGAEAGAALYGRESARPPLGAPGAAGGPGGRCPRAGAEGAAPLSACGPAQLPWPRSAPVAPLSSRGPARLLWPRSAPVAPLGSRGPARLLWPRSAPVAPLGSRGPARHLWPRSGTCGPAPAPAAPLGSCGSAMATAALLGPVLFIYFTCISTVQTTDCLHLREQCINAGNGCESVWNVVEDACNISVLGNRCKAEDSVGCNRIIQVLADEYPEFRNCVCTKDDICSITTLLGELCSINKDYLESPSRSDPELGVRPPRSPEDLGSCAVARRLCRGQPRCWAAHRSLRRHCRAPAGTCSSPRPASCLLAWRELRTTALGRCTCPEPRRARCIKIWKGIFNSPCLQHSQESQASGAGDSDGSDDDYNADLDGEKNLVTDTNNISMETKLQWGLSALSKQAHTTNRSCLDVNRECVEDEVCNKQLSLYLKLCSVNKKCNVEGCQAAIRFFYGNMPFEVAQMMIFCDCIQHDESCHRAKELLHGKPCAVTVVPPPSCLNVIQMCEENELCRKKYTTFQSKCWRHVTKKCYNDEACLETLLKRDVPCSATTDCKAAFVSIWGTMLLTECTCQNVPPVEQPLCELFHHMLHSKSCFRDLRQISIQKKGFHWVNTEMPGEKISGAQLHSSAIKGETVYIIAYSSCIALILGIVLLTLLKMRACRTKHESRRLSPDHSSETFMAHYKSHR